The genomic stretch CCGTAGATGTGGGGCCAAGAGCTGCAATCAGCGGACCTGATCGCCTTAGAAACTCATTGTCAATCCTGACCCTTGATCACACCCATCGATCAGGCTGCACCAGGGAGCGTGAACATAGACCTGTGCCTGCCGCTGGTCAAAATCCCTCCAGCACGATCTTGCCGTGCACCTCACCCGAAGCGATCCGGGCATGGGCCTGCTCGAGGTTCGCGGCATTGATCGGCCGGAGAATCCCGGTGACGGTGGTGCGCAGCCGGCCGGCATCGATCTCATCGGCCACCTGATTGAGCAGGTGATGCTGTTCGATCATGTCTGGCGTCTGATGCAGCGCCCGGGCGAACATGTATTCCCAGTGCAGGCTGGCGGCCTTCGTTTTCATCTCGGCCATCGGCATCGGCTGATCTGTGGCCTCGATGCAGACGATGCCGCCCTGGGGACGGATCAGCTCCACGGCCTCAGGCCAGTGACCCATGTCGCTGAAGATGGCGATGTGATCCACAAAGCGAGGCCCGAGGGCACGCACCTGCTCCACCAACGGGCGGTGGTGATTGACCACATGCTGGGCACCGAGCTCCTGCACCCAGGCGATCGAGCTGGCCCGGGAAGCCGTGGCGATCACCGTGAGCCCGGCGCGGCTGGCGAGCTGAATGGCGATCGAGCCGACACCGCCGGCGGCACCGATCAGCAGGATCGTCTGACCCCTGGCGCTGCCATCACGGGGGATCCGCAGCCGGTGGAACAGGGATTCGAACGCGGTGATCGTGGTGAGCGGCAACGCCGCCGCTTCGGCGAAGGACAACGATCGAGGCTTGCGGCCCGCCAGTCGCTCATCCACCAGCTGGAACTCGGCATTGCTGCCAGGCCGTGTGATCTCCCCGGCGTAGAACACCGCATCCCCCACCCGGAACAGACTCACCTCGGCGCCCACCGCCCGCACCACCCCGCTGGCATCCCAGCCGAGCACCCGTGGGGCCGGTGAATCGGCGCCGGTGGCGTCGCGGACCTTGAGGTCCACCGGATTCACGGCGACGGCGGCCACCGCCACCAGCAGATCGTGGCTGCTGGGAGTGGGTATGGGCAGTTCACGGTCCTGAAGGCGGCGCGGATCGGACTCGTGCAGGGAGGCGCCGACGGTGACAGCCTTCATGGACATGGGAGAAAAGATCAGGGAGCAGGGCGGAAGCCAGGCTCGGCGCTCAGGAGATAAAAGTCGAGCTCAGATGTTGTGAAGGTGAAGGCCAGCTTGCCTGCCTTATCTCTACCACCAA from Synechococcus sp. CBW1107 encodes the following:
- a CDS encoding zinc-binding alcohol dehydrogenase family protein, encoding MSMKAVTVGASLHESDPRRLQDRELPIPTPSSHDLLVAVAAVAVNPVDLKVRDATGADSPAPRVLGWDASGVVRAVGAEVSLFRVGDAVFYAGEITRPGSNAEFQLVDERLAGRKPRSLSFAEAAALPLTTITAFESLFHRLRIPRDGSARGQTILLIGAAGGVGSIAIQLASRAGLTVIATASRASSIAWVQELGAQHVVNHHRPLVEQVRALGPRFVDHIAIFSDMGHWPEAVELIRPQGGIVCIEATDQPMPMAEMKTKAASLHWEYMFARALHQTPDMIEQHHLLNQVADEIDAGRLRTTVTGILRPINAANLEQAHARIASGEVHGKIVLEGF